In a genomic window of Streptomyces roseoviridis:
- a CDS encoding sporulation protein: protein MGFKKLLASLGAGGASVETVLAEENVVPGGVVQGEVRIQGGSVAQQIEGLSVGLQARVEVEGGDQEHKQDIEFLKMRLGGAFEVQAGAVHVVPFGLEIPWETPVTTIAGQRLHGMNIGVTTELEIARAVDSGDLDPINVHPLPAQQAILDAFLRLGFRFKSADMERGHIRGTRQRLPFYQEIEFFAPQQYRGLNQVEVSFVADDREMDVVLEMDKKPGLFTEGSDSFRAFKVGLGDFHSTDWAAYLNQWLAEVGGRRNWL, encoded by the coding sequence ATGGGGTTCAAGAAGCTGCTGGCGAGCCTGGGAGCCGGTGGGGCGTCGGTGGAGACCGTGCTCGCCGAGGAGAACGTCGTTCCGGGCGGTGTCGTCCAGGGCGAGGTGCGCATCCAGGGCGGTTCGGTCGCCCAGCAGATCGAGGGGCTCTCCGTCGGGCTGCAGGCGCGTGTGGAGGTCGAGGGCGGCGACCAGGAGCACAAGCAGGACATCGAGTTCCTGAAGATGCGGCTCGGCGGGGCCTTCGAGGTGCAGGCCGGTGCGGTGCACGTGGTGCCGTTCGGTCTGGAGATCCCGTGGGAGACGCCGGTCACCACGATCGCCGGCCAGCGGCTGCACGGCATGAACATCGGGGTGACGACCGAGCTGGAGATCGCCCGTGCGGTCGACTCGGGTGATCTCGACCCCATCAACGTGCACCCGCTGCCGGCGCAGCAGGCGATCCTGGACGCGTTCCTCCGGCTGGGCTTCCGGTTCAAGAGCGCGGACATGGAGCGCGGTCACATCCGCGGGACGCGGCAGCGGCTGCCCTTCTACCAGGAGATCGAGTTCTTCGCGCCGCAGCAGTACCGGGGTCTGAACCAGGTCGAGGTCAGCTTCGTCGCGGACGACCGGGAGATGGACGTCGTCCTGGAGATGGACAAGAAGCCGGGTCTGTTCACCGAGGGCAGCGACTCGTTCCGGGCGTTCAAGGTGGGTCTCGGGGACTTCCACAGCACCGACTGGGCGGCGTATCTGAACCAGTGGCTCGCCGAGGTCGGTGGGCGTCGCAACTGGCTCTAG
- a CDS encoding DNA-3-methyladenine glycosylase, whose protein sequence is MSESPDRTPLPRSFFDRPVLEVAPDLLGRTLVRNTEAGRIELRLTEVEAYAGAVDPGSHAFRGRTARNAVMFGPPGHVYVYFTYGMWHCLNLVCGPEGEASGVLLRAGEILTGAEQARARRRSARYDSELAKGPARLATALDVALSLNGADACGDPDAPLSVLTGTPPAEDLVRNGPRTGVGGEGAPHPWRFWIDGDRTVSPYRAHVPRKRSS, encoded by the coding sequence ATGAGCGAGAGCCCCGACCGTACGCCGCTCCCGCGGAGCTTCTTCGACCGCCCCGTCCTGGAGGTCGCTCCCGACCTCCTCGGCCGCACCCTGGTCCGCAACACCGAGGCCGGCCGCATCGAGCTGCGCCTCACCGAGGTGGAGGCGTACGCCGGCGCGGTCGACCCCGGCTCCCACGCCTTCCGCGGCCGCACCGCCCGCAACGCCGTCATGTTCGGCCCGCCCGGTCACGTGTACGTCTACTTCACCTACGGCATGTGGCACTGCCTGAACCTGGTGTGCGGCCCGGAGGGGGAGGCGAGCGGAGTCCTGCTGCGCGCGGGGGAGATCCTCACGGGCGCGGAACAAGCCAGAGCGCGCCGACGCTCGGCCCGGTACGACTCCGAGCTGGCGAAGGGCCCGGCCCGCCTGGCCACCGCCCTCGACGTCGCCCTCTCCCTGAACGGCGCCGACGCCTGCGGTGACCCCGACGCCCCCCTCTCGGTCCTCACCGGCACGCCCCCCGCCGAGGACCTCGTCCGCAACGGCCCTCGCACCGGAGTGGGCGGCGAGGGCGCCCCGCACCCCTGGCGCTTCTGGATCGACGGCGACCGCACGGTCAGCCCCTACCGGGCCCACGTGCCGCGCAAGCGGTCGTCCTGA